DNA from Scheffersomyces stipitis CBS 6054 chromosome 1, whole genome shotgun sequence:
CTTGTGACAATTGTCTGAAAAACAACGAGATGTGCTCCTTTCTGCGGATTCCCCTTAAGAGAGGTCCATCTAAAGGCTACATCCGTGACTTGGAGGAAAAACTCGACAAAGGTAAAGAATCGTTACTCATCAGTAATGGCCCTATTCCTATCACAATCACGGCTGTGCAGCAAGGTTTAGATTCGGCGGTAGCACTCAGTTCTGCCCCAGTTTCCAGCCAGTTTTCCTCCAGTCTTCCCGGAGCTTCAGCAATTCCCATTCCTCaccaccaacaacttccCTTCCCTCAGAACCACCTTAAATCATCCCCCAGCATCAACGGATCATCCCCACCAATAGTGTTGCCACCTTTGGTTGGCTACTCACTGAAAATTCTACCAAAACTAGGAGGCGCTACCGTTGCAACTTCGGGCCCTGCTTCATCAGTTCAGCCCAATTCCACAACTCCGACGACAACTTCTATCGGTGCTGCTATAAGCTCTTCGAATCCACTGAGTCCACGAAGCACCAGTATCAATGGATTGCTCAATCGGAGCGATCTGACCACAGAATTGAACATGAAAAATACGTCACCACCTATCCAGGGACCATTCTGGAAAGTTCCTTACGAGATGCCAAACTCTTCGTCTAGAAGAACGCTGATAACTCTAAATAATGTTCAGGGCAATTCCACAACAAGTGGGACCGGTTCCAGAAGACGGTCATCTATAGACTCGGTATCGTCGACATCGACTAACGGGTCCAGGATGCCTTCATTGAAGCCGTCAATTCTGGTGAATTCAGACTTCATTTCTgattcagaaacagaagaattTTATTCGATGAAATCGAACGCTTCATCGTCAATTTCGCTTGTTGGTCCACCGCAGCATAACAGGTCGTCGTCGCTCGGAATACGAAGAAACTCTCAGTCATTGTCGCCGCGAAACTCGGTGTCTTCGTTGTCGTCGCTTAGTGGTCGCATTAACAAGTCGTTACACTTCCAatccagcagcaacaacagctcGGCTTCGGCTAGTTTGATTCAATCGCCGATAAACCCGCCATCGATTCTTCCAGcacatcaacagcagcaacagcaacagcaacagcaacagccaTGGAATCTGCCCCAGTATGGAGTGTATTCGTATGGTCCCTCCCAGTTCCAGGCTCCAGGAATTATTCATCCTCAACCACAGCCATTTCAAGGGCAGCATTTTGCACCAGTAATCGCACAGCCAGTACCTGTAGGATATAATTTGCAAcctcaacagcaacagcaaattcaacaacaacaggaGCAGTTTGGAAATTATAGTAAGATTCTGATGAACTCGTTGGAAGCTAATTTGAAACTCTATTACACGCATTTCCATGCTTCATTTCCGATTCTTccattcaacaacaaccatTTGATCATATTGCTTGAATCGTGCGATTCCGAAGAAGTAGCTAACGTAAAAACAATCGTGGAACTTTTCAACCATtccttgaacaacttgaataACTTCAAGCAATTGCTGATTCACGACCATATGGCACTATTCTCTCGGATTCTCACCTTATATccattcaacaattttggTGTAAAGGTGAACGATACGGCTctcgtattcttctttctggcaCTTGTAGTTATCAACTATGCTATTCTTCTCAATGGCGATGTGTATTCACTTGGAATCTCGTTCAGCGCCACAATCTTCAATGACTTCAAAGTATTGGAGAATTTTGTAGACTTGGCGTTGGAAAATCCTAACCCCGAGCGCTTGGACTAcgacaacatcaagttggtACTTCCAAAACTCTACTACGCGTTGACCATCATAGACAACTTGTACTCATTAAGTTTTGGGATTCAGAAGTCTATCCATAGTAGTGAATTAACTCGTTTTCTTGGTAGCAAACTCCACTATTTGATGCCCATTCTGGCAGACGGTAGTGTGCTCGATCCATCGTTGAGAAAAGGGATACttattttcaagaactctcTTGTTTTCAATGACTTAGTGAAGGCAAGAGACGACTGTGTCATATCGCGTGGCTCTTTGGTACGTGTAGTTCTTCCGTCATTGCAAGCTTTTGCACCAGCTGCCGTAAGCAGTGAACAGGACGATTTCTCCAACCAATTCATCTCGTTGATCTGGGAGAAGTTTGAGTTGATAACTTACTTGCAAGAAATCAGTCAGTTTATGAAAAACAACAACGGCACGGATGTGGAGGAAATCTACGAGAACTTGATGGACTACAACCTTAAGCTCATCCgcttgatcaagaagttgtccaTGTCCATCATCACCTTTGCAAACTACATTGGCACcacatcttcttctcgcTCTCCTAACATTAACGGAGCTCCTTTGTCTATTTCCGGGGCTGGCCCCAACTCTGGAGCTACTCCTCCGGTAGGTTCCAATGGACGAGGCGGTTCAGGAAACGAAAATGGTCCACTAGCTTCTTTGAATAGAGAACAAAATTCTAGTGCGGATAGCAGCAATGGTaacattttcatcaatcctttgttgaacattACTATTGGCCAGcttttcaaattgatcaaaCTCAGCAAGATGATCATCGACAGCCTCATCAACCTCATCCAGCTGTCGCAAAATGGCTCTTCTACTTCAGGACATGGCCATGGAGACTTGATGAACCGTTGcatcaagatcaacaacgacttgtctatctcgttcaacttgttgaacttgaaccTCATCAACTTGCAGTTGGGAACCATTTCGACTAATTTAATCCGAAACAAAATAAACAGctacaagttcaatttcagccTCCAAAACATCCTCAATAGCTCAGGTCCAACGCTGGTGTCAAACGTCAATGACTCCAGACTCAAGAATAGCCTCCAGATCTGGTCTGAGGAATTCACAACGGGTATTCTTCCTTTTGTGGAAAAGGAGAACATTGACGGATGGTACTAGTCACTGCAAAGACTCGAAAGAGCTTATATAGAAACATCCGTAACGAAGACCAAaaagctgaagaaaagatccgttaatgaagatgatgataacaacaataatataaTGGTGGCTATTATAGCTGTAATAATAGTAAAAACGGGAATAGTATGATAAAGGGGTTGACCTTGGTCACTGTTAATAGTTTGTATAATAATGATTTATCATGCTATTGTGCTATttgtattatatataaCATATATGTTCCTGTCTTTGAAGCATTGATTGCAATGTGTAGAAAAAGTATATGTATATACTCCTGTGATTGGATAATAGATTCACTACTCGGATTGCTTCCTGTTACTTTTTAGAGGCTAGGTTAATCTATTTTGATTTGCGAGTAGATGGCCCTCACAAAGAATAAGTTACTGATAAACCCAATGGCTCCGCAactcaagaaaacaagCAATGAAATCATAATGGAGTAGCCAGTGTACAACACGAACGAGGTCAATCCACCCAATCTCTCACCTCCTGTCAAGAACAATGAGTGCAAGAAAACATACACGGCACAGCTGCCTCCAATGAAGACAGACTTCCAGTGCCACTTGTAGTTTTCAGAGCACAAGGTATAGTAGATCAGCAAGATAGATATCAATGAAGTGGTCAACACCATCAAGaggaaacagaaaaatAAGAATCCAAACATGTAAAAGATTCTGTTGAACCAGATGGAAGAATATATGAAGTACATCTCTACAGCAATTGAACCAAAGGGAAAGATACCTGAGATGAGCATAACAGGAATAGTTCTTAAGTACCAAGGCTGTGTTGGAATTTGTCTTGGAATCTGGTTGGTTCTCACTGGGACAGAAAGCAACTGCTTTCTAGACGCCAAAAGTGAACCAACGACAGAAAGAGGaattgaaatcaagaaccAAATAACAATGATAGCCAACATGGTTCCGGCAGGAATAGCACCGGAGGATTCAACGtagatcaagaagaaattcaagaacaCCAATATAGCAAACATGGTGCCAGGCACAACTAAAGGagtcaagatcaagttcaacttccaaTTGTCACCACCAAAGAACCTGTAGAGATACCCAGAGACAAACGAAGAAATGATACTGAAGAACATGAACACCACAAACATGAACGTAGACAAGGCTCCTCTACTAGAAGGCGACAACAATCCAAAAAGGGCAAAGGCAATAGTCACAAATACCATCAAGAATACCTGAACACCACTGCCAACCAAGACAGACAACACCAATCTATGTTTTGGGGGTCTGAACACGTCGCCGTGCACCAACTTCCAGCCGCTTTCGTCAGAAATGTCGTCGTCCAAGTTGACTTCGTTGTATTTAACAATATCGCTCTTTAAGGTTCTCACCAATATATGCGCGATGATGATTCCGAGAATGATGacaatcaaagaaaagttaaTCAACGAGAACCATTGGATCTTAGGATCGTATACATGTAAGTACTTATCCCATCTGGTTGCCCAGGCAgtgtctttttcttcaaagtgTACCGAATACGAGAAGAGAACATTCGTGTCTgaattctttttcaaacttaCCTTAGGCAATGCTTCCAAGGCACAGTGATCACCAGTATCGGACACAGCAGATCTGTCCAACGAATATGGTTTTACGGTCGCACCAACGACTCTATAAGTGTTTTCGCCTCTTCTGTGGAACTCGATGTTAAGTTCAAAGTGGTTGTATAGATTAGCGTTGTTAGActcatcaacttcaccaattgGGAATCCAGACCCATAGAAGGCAGATTTAGTTCTTAGGTCCATAACCTGGCTGGCTACAGGCAAACCGTCTACAATCCAGTTATGGTTGTAGCTGGCTCTGATGTTTCTGTTGACGAAAACTGAGTCTGTCTTGGAGTACGAAGGGTTACAAACTTGCCTACAGTTGATATCCTCCAACATCTTGATCTCAAATGGcgagttgaagattctgtCACCAAAGATGATGGAGCCCAACGATTCCAGTTGTTTGCTCATCTTGCCATCTTTTGGT
Protein-coding regions in this window:
- a CDS encoding predicted protein is translated as MISIYSCFTALVFLAGIAQAFYLPGVAPTDYKKGDDIPLLVNRLTPSLHHFKSSASRPKLKADTFVYSYDYYYPKFHFCPPKDGKMSKQSESLGSIIFGDRIFNSPFEIKMLEDINCRQVCNPSYSKTDSVFVNRNIRASYNHNWIVDGLPVASQVMDLRTKSAFYGSGFPIGEVDESNNANLYNHFELNIEFHRRGENTYRVVGATVKPYSLDRSAVSDTGDHCALEALPKVSLKKNSDTNVLFSYSVHFEEKDTAWATRWDKYLHVYDPKIQWFSLINFSLIVIILGIIIAHILVRTLKSDIVKYNEVNLDDDISDESGWKLVHGDVFRPPKHRLVLSVLVGSGVQVFLMVFVTIAFALFGLLSPSSRGALSTFMFVVFMFFSIISSFVSGYLYRFFGGDNWKLNLILTPLVVPGTMFAILVFLNFFLIYVESSGAIPAGTMLAIIVIWFLISIPLSVVGSLLASRKQLLSVPVRTNQIPRQIPTQPWYLRTIPVMLISGIFPFGSIAVEMYFIYSSIWFNRIFYMFGFLFFCFLLMVLTTSLISILSIYYTLCSENYKWHWKSVFIGGSCAVYVFLHSLFLTGGERLGGLTSFVLYTGYSIMISLLVFLSCGAIGFISNLFFVRAIYSQIKID